A single region of the Streptomyces vilmorinianum genome encodes:
- a CDS encoding class I adenylate-forming enzyme family protein produces the protein MAAPGAPFAVEDGVYVEGPRTLREFVEATWAYGDQVFLVSEDGTLTYREFFDAACGLARRFVDDYGLRPGDRAAVAMRNHPEWQIAFWAAQLAGLVAVPLNAWWTEDEFAYALDDCTPRILVVDGERVERVRAWARKHDVPGIVVHGEPGEGSAAVPEQGFTAYVRDTDPLLGPPLVDVLPEHDATIIYTSGTTGRPKGAVATHLAQAGAAMNPRYYAAASALGRGTVPGQGPAPVSLTTFPFFHVAAFTSFYSVMAAGGTLVLMRKWDAAKALELIREHRVTHYAGVPTTALQLLDLAERTHDPLTTLTMLNTGGAAAPPEIVARITAAYGERVEPRNGYGLTETCGGVFANFGAEYRAYPRSVGRPTPATEVRVDRPDADGVGELQLRGQALIRGYWGDEEATRSAFTEDGWFRTGDLAHLREGRVTIVDRLKDMVIRGGENVYCVEVEAVLHDHPAVLDAAVLGVPHPTLGEEVAAVVRLKGAPAAAAAAAVTAEELRAHAGARLAAFKVPAHVVVRDEELPRNAAGKILKRVLRDELRDELRDELRDQLRVTRTR, from the coding sequence CTGGCCGCGCCCGGCGCGCCCTTCGCCGTCGAGGACGGGGTGTACGTCGAAGGTCCCCGCACGCTCCGGGAGTTCGTGGAGGCCACCTGGGCCTACGGGGACCAGGTGTTCCTGGTGTCCGAGGACGGGACGCTGACCTACCGGGAGTTCTTCGACGCCGCCTGTGGGCTCGCCCGCCGCTTCGTGGACGACTACGGGCTGCGCCCGGGGGACCGGGCCGCCGTCGCGATGCGGAACCACCCCGAGTGGCAGATCGCCTTCTGGGCCGCCCAGCTCGCCGGCCTCGTCGCCGTCCCCCTCAACGCCTGGTGGACCGAGGACGAGTTCGCGTACGCCCTCGACGACTGCACGCCCCGGATCCTGGTCGTCGACGGCGAGCGGGTGGAGCGGGTACGGGCCTGGGCACGCAAGCACGACGTCCCGGGCATCGTCGTCCACGGGGAGCCGGGGGAGGGCTCGGCGGCGGTCCCGGAACAGGGGTTCACCGCGTACGTCCGCGACACCGATCCCCTCCTGGGGCCGCCGCTCGTCGACGTCCTGCCCGAGCACGACGCCACCATCATCTACACGTCCGGGACCACCGGCCGCCCCAAGGGCGCCGTGGCCACCCATCTCGCGCAGGCCGGGGCGGCGATGAACCCGCGGTACTACGCCGCCGCCTCCGCCCTCGGCCGCGGGACCGTCCCCGGCCAGGGCCCCGCGCCCGTCTCGCTCACGACGTTCCCCTTCTTCCACGTCGCCGCCTTCACCTCCTTCTACTCGGTCATGGCCGCAGGCGGCACGCTCGTCCTCATGCGCAAGTGGGACGCGGCCAAGGCCCTGGAGCTGATCCGCGAGCATCGCGTCACGCACTACGCGGGCGTGCCCACCACCGCTCTCCAGCTGCTCGATCTCGCCGAGCGCACCCACGATCCGCTGACGACGCTCACCATGCTCAACACCGGCGGAGCCGCCGCCCCGCCCGAGATCGTCGCCCGGATCACGGCCGCGTACGGGGAGCGCGTCGAGCCCCGCAACGGCTACGGGCTCACCGAGACCTGCGGCGGCGTCTTCGCGAACTTCGGGGCCGAGTACCGCGCGTACCCGCGGAGCGTCGGCCGTCCCACGCCCGCCACCGAGGTCCGCGTCGACCGGCCCGACGCCGACGGCGTGGGCGAGCTCCAGCTCCGCGGGCAGGCGCTGATCCGCGGCTACTGGGGCGACGAGGAGGCGACGAGGAGCGCCTTCACCGAGGACGGGTGGTTCCGCACCGGGGACCTCGCCCACCTGCGCGAGGGGCGCGTCACGATCGTCGACCGGCTCAAGGACATGGTGATCCGCGGCGGCGAGAACGTGTACTGCGTCGAGGTCGAGGCCGTCCTCCACGACCACCCCGCGGTCCTCGACGCCGCCGTCCTCGGCGTACCGCACCCCACCCTCGGTGAGGAGGTCGCCGCGGTCGTACGGCTCAAGGGCGCCCCGGCAGCGGCGGCAGCGGCAGCCGTCACCGCCGAGGAGCTCCGGGCCCATGCCGGCGCGCGCCTCGCCGCCTTCAAGGTGCCCGCCCATGTCGTCGTACGGGACGAGGAGCTGCCCCGCAACGCCGCCGGGAAGATTCTCAAGCGGGTGCTGCGCGACGAGCTGCGTGACGAGTTGCGCGACGAGTTGCGCGATCAGCTGCGCGTCACGCGCACGCGGTAG
- a CDS encoding M6 family metalloprotease domain-containing protein: MQHTRRRIRRPVVLAAAAALVLAALASASTSLPGPAPASAGPVATAPGNAPLGPCRIATTMGVQMSEGLPTAPGYARSTGRIRALNLMIDFPDAPGDGTALGRLAEFFPKTADWFRTSSYGRLQYRPDAPLPDWLRMPRPFSSYGIERGSPYEPGYRGLVEDIVKTADPKVDFSAYDLVNILVTPNAGPSALDTVLSVTFSGNDEAPYADGVPLSNTSFVYSRQDDGSGTYAETGYRVLPHENGHVFGLPDLYTADGGGTVGHWDIMSEDWGANNDLLGWHKWKLGWLDDEQIGCASGAGTSEYTLTPLAVAGGPKLAFVPLSEKSGYAVEVRTREGNDEAVCEPGVLIYRVESDVDTGHGPVTVADSDKDSGGCTRRPNVHAELSDAPYRPGETFTDRTNGIRITVIDEDTSGAYRVRVTRS; the protein is encoded by the coding sequence ATGCAGCACACCCGCCGGCGGATACGCAGACCCGTCGTCCTCGCCGCCGCGGCGGCCCTCGTGCTCGCCGCCCTGGCCTCGGCCAGCACGAGCCTCCCCGGCCCGGCACCGGCCTCGGCCGGCCCGGTGGCCACCGCCCCCGGGAACGCCCCGCTCGGGCCCTGCCGGATCGCGACGACGATGGGTGTGCAGATGTCGGAGGGGCTGCCCACGGCCCCCGGATACGCCCGCTCCACGGGCCGGATCAGGGCCCTCAACCTGATGATCGACTTTCCGGACGCGCCCGGGGACGGCACGGCGCTCGGCCGCCTGGCCGAGTTCTTCCCGAAGACCGCCGACTGGTTCCGCACCAGCTCGTACGGGCGCCTCCAGTACCGCCCCGACGCCCCGCTGCCCGACTGGCTGCGGATGCCGAGGCCGTTCTCCTCGTACGGGATAGAGCGCGGCTCACCGTACGAGCCGGGCTACCGCGGCCTCGTCGAGGACATCGTGAAGACCGCCGACCCGAAGGTGGACTTCAGCGCGTACGACCTCGTCAACATCCTGGTCACCCCGAACGCCGGGCCCTCGGCCCTGGACACCGTCCTGTCCGTCACCTTCTCGGGGAACGACGAGGCCCCGTACGCGGACGGCGTCCCGCTCTCCAACACGTCCTTCGTCTACAGCCGCCAGGACGACGGCTCGGGGACGTACGCCGAGACCGGCTACCGGGTCCTGCCGCACGAGAACGGGCACGTCTTCGGCCTGCCCGACCTCTACACCGCGGACGGCGGGGGCACGGTCGGGCACTGGGACATCATGTCCGAGGACTGGGGGGCCAACAACGACCTCCTCGGCTGGCACAAGTGGAAGCTGGGCTGGCTCGACGACGAACAGATCGGCTGCGCGTCGGGGGCCGGCACGAGCGAGTACACACTGACCCCGCTGGCTGTCGCGGGCGGCCCGAAGCTCGCCTTCGTCCCGCTCTCGGAGAAGTCCGGCTACGCGGTCGAGGTCCGCACCCGCGAGGGCAACGACGAGGCCGTCTGCGAGCCGGGCGTCCTGATCTACCGGGTGGAGTCGGACGTCGACACCGGGCACGGTCCGGTGACCGTGGCGGACAGCGACAAGGACAGCGGCGGCTGCACGCGCCGCCCGAACGTCCACGCGGAGCTGTCGGACGCCCCGTACCGCCCGGGCGAGACCTTCACGGACCGGACGAACGGGATCCGCATCACCGTGATCGACGAGGACACGTCCGGCGCCTACCGCGTGCGCGTGACGCGCAGCTGA
- a CDS encoding TetR/AcrR family transcriptional regulator, whose product MTTEAETAPVRRVPRPRADALRNRERIVTAAREMFVEFGPQVPYDEIARRAGVGNATLYRNFPERSDLVHEVVLSVMSRITDLVEEAVAEEHDTFAALRRFTHAAADERIGALCPMIDGAFAQDHPELHAERDRLEQAVQGLVDRAQQAGRLRADVGVGDLMVAVSQLTRPLPGTACPNMDRFVHRHLQLFLDGLEAPARSVLPGSAATLEDLRGDWPQA is encoded by the coding sequence GTGACCACCGAAGCCGAGACCGCGCCCGTCCGCCGCGTACCGCGCCCGCGGGCCGACGCCCTGCGCAACCGCGAGCGGATCGTGACGGCGGCCCGCGAGATGTTCGTCGAGTTCGGCCCCCAGGTGCCGTACGACGAGATCGCGCGCCGCGCCGGAGTCGGCAACGCCACGCTCTACCGCAACTTCCCCGAGCGCTCCGACCTCGTCCACGAGGTCGTCCTCTCCGTCATGTCCCGCATCACCGACCTCGTGGAGGAGGCGGTGGCCGAGGAGCACGACACCTTCGCGGCGCTGCGCCGCTTCACCCACGCCGCCGCCGACGAACGCATCGGGGCCCTGTGCCCGATGATCGACGGCGCCTTCGCCCAGGACCATCCCGAACTGCACGCCGAACGCGATCGGTTGGAGCAGGCCGTGCAGGGCCTGGTCGACCGTGCGCAGCAGGCGGGGCGGCTGCGCGCCGACGTCGGCGTCGGCGACCTGATGGTGGCCGTCTCCCAGCTGACCCGCCCGCTCCCCGGCACCGCCTGCCCGAACATGGACCGTTTCGTCCACCGCCATCTGCAGCTGTTCCTGGACGGTCTCGAAGCGCCCGCGCGCTCCGTACTGCCCGGCTCGGCCGCCACTCTGGAGGATCTGCGAGGCGACTGGCCACAGGCGTGA
- a CDS encoding MFS transporter, translated as MSETDPRRWKALVFIALAQLMVVLDATIVNIALPSAQQDLGISDGNRQWVITAYALAFGGLLLFGGRIADLWGRKRTFVVGLIGFAAASALGGAATGEAMMLGARALQGAFGALLAPAALSLLAVMFTDGKERAKAFGIYGAIAGGGGAVGLILGGFLTEYLDWRWTFFVNIPFAIVAAAGAYFVIREPAGGRNRSPLDIPGVVLSTLGLVALVYGFTRAESEGWSDPTTIGLFVGSGVLLFAFVLTESLVKSPLLPLRVLTERNRGGVYLSLGLAVIAMFGLFLFLTYYLQVVKGYSPVKTGFAFLPMIVGMITGSTQIGTRLMTRVPPRWLMGPGFLTAGVGMLLLTQLEVGSSYAGLILPAQLLLGLGMGTAFMPAMSLATHGVDPRDAGVASAMVNTSQQVGGAIGTALLNTIAASATTAYIADHAAGATTPGAQKLLQLQGMVEGYSAAIWWAVGILVVSATIAVTFINTGKPGGGPVAGSGGAAGSGESGEEGEAALKIPVVAH; from the coding sequence ATGTCCGAAACAGATCCCCGGCGCTGGAAAGCGCTGGTCTTCATCGCTCTCGCCCAGCTGATGGTCGTGCTGGATGCGACGATCGTGAACATCGCGCTGCCCTCCGCCCAGCAGGACCTGGGGATCTCGGACGGCAACCGGCAATGGGTCATCACGGCCTACGCGCTGGCCTTCGGCGGTCTGCTGCTCTTCGGCGGCCGCATCGCCGACCTGTGGGGCCGCAAGCGCACCTTCGTCGTCGGCCTCATAGGCTTCGCCGCCGCCTCCGCGCTCGGCGGGGCCGCGACCGGCGAGGCGATGATGCTCGGTGCCCGCGCGCTCCAGGGCGCCTTCGGCGCACTCCTCGCGCCCGCCGCGCTCTCCCTCCTCGCGGTGATGTTCACCGACGGCAAGGAGCGCGCGAAGGCGTTCGGCATCTACGGCGCGATCGCCGGTGGCGGTGGCGCCGTGGGCCTGATCCTCGGCGGCTTCCTCACCGAGTACCTCGACTGGCGCTGGACCTTCTTCGTCAACATCCCCTTCGCGATCGTCGCGGCCGCGGGTGCGTACTTCGTCATCCGTGAGCCGGCCGGCGGGCGCAACCGTTCGCCGCTCGACATCCCGGGCGTGGTCCTGTCCACCCTCGGTCTGGTCGCGCTCGTCTACGGATTCACCCGCGCGGAGTCCGAGGGCTGGTCGGACCCGACGACGATCGGCCTCTTCGTCGGCTCGGGCGTGCTGCTCTTCGCCTTCGTCCTCACCGAGTCCCTGGTGAAGTCCCCGCTGCTGCCGCTGCGCGTCCTGACCGAGCGCAACCGCGGCGGTGTGTACCTCTCGCTGGGCCTGGCCGTCATCGCGATGTTCGGTCTGTTCCTCTTCCTGACGTACTACCTCCAGGTCGTGAAGGGGTACTCGCCGGTCAAGACCGGTTTCGCGTTCCTCCCGATGATCGTGGGCATGATCACCGGCTCGACCCAGATCGGTACGCGGCTGATGACGCGGGTTCCCCCGCGCTGGCTGATGGGCCCGGGCTTCCTGACCGCGGGCGTCGGCATGCTGCTGCTCACGCAGCTGGAGGTCGGCTCGTCGTACGCCGGTCTGATCCTGCCCGCGCAGCTGCTGCTCGGCCTCGGTATGGGTACGGCGTTCATGCCGGCCATGTCGCTCGCCACGCACGGCGTCGACCCGCGGGACGCCGGTGTGGCCTCCGCGATGGTCAACACCTCGCAGCAGGTCGGCGGCGCCATCGGTACGGCGCTGCTGAACACGATCGCGGCCTCGGCCACGACCGCGTACATCGCCGACCACGCGGCCGGCGCCACCACCCCCGGCGCCCAGAAGCTGCTCCAGCTCCAGGGCATGGTCGAGGGCTACTCGGCGGCCATCTGGTGGGCGGTCGGCATCCTGGTCGTCTCGGCCACGATCGCCGTCACCTTCATCAACACCGGGAAGCCGGGCGGCGGCCCGGTGGCCGGGTCCGGCGGGGCCGCCGGGTCCGGTGAGTCCGGTGAGGAGGGCGAGGCGGCGCTGAAGATCCCCGTCGTCGCCCACTGA
- a CDS encoding MarR family winged helix-turn-helix transcriptional regulator — translation MTMAPNDAPRWLSDEEQCVWRAYLHATTLLEDHLDRQLQRDAGMPHVYYGLLVQLSQAPRRRLRMTELAKGAKITRSRLSHAVARLEKKGWVLREDCPSDKRGQFAFLTDEGYEVLERAAPGHVAAVRQAMFDRLSPQQVEQLGEIMKVMAEGLQPTDPNADLPWLR, via the coding sequence ATGACCATGGCACCCAATGACGCGCCCCGCTGGCTCAGCGACGAGGAGCAGTGCGTCTGGCGCGCGTACCTGCACGCCACCACCCTCCTCGAGGACCATCTCGACCGCCAGCTGCAGCGCGACGCCGGGATGCCGCACGTCTACTACGGTCTGCTCGTCCAGCTCTCCCAGGCGCCCCGGCGGCGGCTGCGGATGACCGAGCTGGCCAAGGGCGCCAAGATCACCCGCTCCCGGCTCTCCCACGCCGTCGCGCGCCTGGAGAAGAAAGGCTGGGTGCTGCGCGAGGACTGCCCCTCCGACAAGCGGGGCCAGTTCGCGTTCCTCACGGACGAGGGCTACGAGGTCCTGGAGCGGGCGGCGCCGGGCCATGTCGCTGCCGTACGGCAGGCGATGTTCGACCGGCTGAGCCCGCAGCAGGTGGAGCAGCTCGGCGAGATCATGAAGGTGATGGCGGAGGGCCTGCAGCCGACGGACCCGAACGCGGATCTGCCCTGGCTCCGCTGA
- a CDS encoding dioxygenase family protein has protein sequence MPALYLSHGAPPLADDPVWPGELAAWSAGLPRPKAILMVSAHWEEAPLALGATETVPLVHDFWGFPEHYYRVRYAAPGAPELAASVRGLLQGPGTPVQDIPDRGLDHGAYVPLVEMFPGADIPVLQISMPTLDPRKLMDIGRRLAPLRDEGVLIVGSGFFTHNLAALRHSGPGVPGWSAEFDDWGHRALEAGDVDALLDFEHKSPAGRLAHPRTEHFAPLFVTLGAADAAGDLGGGRSVIDGFWMGLAKRSVQFG, from the coding sequence ATGCCCGCCCTCTATCTCTCGCACGGCGCCCCGCCGCTCGCGGACGACCCGGTCTGGCCCGGCGAGCTCGCCGCCTGGTCCGCCGGACTGCCCCGGCCGAAGGCGATCCTGATGGTCTCCGCCCACTGGGAGGAGGCCCCGCTCGCGCTCGGCGCGACCGAGACCGTGCCCCTCGTCCACGACTTCTGGGGCTTCCCCGAGCACTACTACCGGGTGCGGTACGCGGCCCCCGGCGCGCCCGAACTCGCCGCGTCCGTCCGCGGACTGCTGCAGGGGCCCGGCACGCCGGTGCAGGACATCCCCGACCGCGGGCTCGACCACGGCGCCTACGTGCCCCTGGTCGAGATGTTCCCCGGCGCCGACATCCCCGTACTCCAGATCTCCATGCCCACCCTCGACCCGCGGAAGCTGATGGACATCGGCCGCAGGCTCGCGCCACTGCGCGACGAGGGCGTGCTGATCGTCGGCAGCGGCTTCTTCACCCACAACCTGGCGGCGCTGCGGCACTCCGGTCCCGGAGTGCCGGGCTGGTCGGCGGAGTTCGACGACTGGGGGCACCGCGCGCTGGAGGCCGGGGACGTCGACGCGCTGCTCGACTTCGAGCACAAGTCCCCTGCGGGCAGGCTCGCCCACCCGCGCACGGAGCACTTCGCGCCGCTGTTCGTCACGCTCGGCGCGGCGGACGCGGCCGGTGACCTGGGCGGCGGGCGGAGCGTGATCGACGGGTTCTGGATGGGCCTGGCGAAGCGTTCGGTGCAATTCGGCTAG
- a CDS encoding questin oxidase family protein has product MDDTSGTLDEALQRLHASGPERGGWLTNHAPMAVEALVRHGQAPAVHRWLDRYRAKLEDMPAPHSPITAADWRKALGDPARIADWARFFERETAERPWRVVLAEWWPRLLPGIAGGATHPVIRTGHAVRTLLTTEETAPRRTELAHALGYWAARHQPLPELTPLTPLTPASTAPTTPTAAAAAAALDAVPPVPDQEGGIRARLAQLTAFPRWGTAPDADTAHALLTELVTAATHRYATHGHGEPIMLVHAATAPNAVLRTLPALPRELWPASLSAAWAASAAVTAAYTPPEPAARKDTAHKDTALTAEEVFERAAAHGDDHTIKFTDTALDVGDPLALAAAVRSVELNPPAF; this is encoded by the coding sequence ATGGACGACACCTCCGGCACCCTCGACGAAGCCCTCCAGCGCCTCCACGCCAGCGGTCCCGAGCGGGGCGGCTGGCTCACGAACCACGCCCCCATGGCGGTCGAGGCGCTCGTGCGCCACGGCCAGGCCCCGGCCGTGCACCGCTGGCTGGACCGCTACCGGGCCAAGCTGGAGGACATGCCCGCGCCCCACTCCCCGATCACGGCCGCCGACTGGCGCAAGGCGCTCGGCGACCCGGCCCGGATCGCCGACTGGGCCCGGTTCTTCGAGCGGGAGACCGCGGAGCGGCCCTGGCGCGTGGTGCTCGCCGAGTGGTGGCCGCGTCTGCTCCCGGGCATCGCGGGCGGGGCGACGCACCCCGTGATCCGTACCGGCCATGCCGTACGCACCCTCCTGACGACCGAGGAGACGGCACCGCGCCGCACCGAACTGGCCCACGCCCTCGGCTACTGGGCGGCCCGCCACCAGCCCCTCCCCGAGCTCACGCCGCTCACGCCGCTCACCCCGGCGTCCACCGCGCCCACCACGCCCACCGCGGCCGCCGCGGCCGCCGCCCTCGACGCCGTACCGCCCGTCCCGGACCAGGAGGGCGGGATCCGCGCCCGGCTCGCCCAGCTGACCGCGTTCCCACGCTGGGGCACCGCCCCGGACGCCGACACCGCGCACGCCCTGCTCACGGAACTGGTCACCGCCGCGACCCACCGCTACGCCACCCACGGCCACGGCGAGCCGATCATGCTGGTCCACGCGGCGACCGCCCCCAACGCGGTCCTGCGCACCCTCCCGGCGCTCCCGCGCGAGCTGTGGCCGGCGAGCCTCTCGGCGGCCTGGGCCGCCTCCGCCGCCGTGACCGCCGCGTACACGCCGCCCGAGCCCGCCGCCCGCAAGGACACCGCCCACAAGGACACCGCGCTCACCGCCGAGGAGGTCTTCGAGCGGGCGGCGGCACACGGCGACGACCACACGATCAAGTTCACCGACACCGCGCTCGACGTCGGCGACCCGCTCGCGCTGGCCGCCGCCGTCCGCTCGGTCGAGCTCAACCCGCCCGCCTTCTAG
- a CDS encoding sigma-70 family RNA polymerase sigma factor, with product MATRAVARRQSSASGGSSARASSVRAVGGDIADRDLVGMYLDEIARTPLLDAAKEVELSQTIEAGVYAQQILEGEVESDAAGASREELEGLVAAGERAKDLFIKSNLRLVVAVARRYPRSGLPLLDLIQEGNAGLVRAVEKFDYAKGFKFSTYATWWIRQAITRSIADQSRTIRLPVHLVEELGRIRRVQREFNRENGREPEPAEIATELGSTPERVVDVLDWARDPVSLNMSVDDEGETQFGDLLEDTSAVSPEQSVLTLLRSEELDDLIDKLDHRTASIIRMRYGIEDGRERTLTEVGKEHGLTRERIRQIEKHALLELKKMARDTGFDAAA from the coding sequence ATGGCAACCCGTGCCGTCGCCCGTCGTCAGTCCTCCGCCTCCGGCGGGAGCAGCGCCCGGGCCAGCAGCGTTCGCGCCGTGGGTGGGGACATCGCCGACCGCGACCTGGTCGGCATGTACCTCGACGAGATCGCGCGCACGCCCCTGCTCGACGCCGCCAAGGAGGTCGAGCTCTCCCAGACCATCGAGGCGGGCGTGTACGCCCAGCAGATCCTGGAGGGAGAGGTGGAGAGCGATGCGGCAGGCGCGTCCCGCGAGGAGCTCGAAGGGCTGGTCGCGGCGGGCGAGCGTGCCAAGGACCTCTTCATCAAGTCCAACCTGCGGCTGGTCGTCGCGGTGGCGCGGCGCTACCCGCGCAGCGGGCTGCCGCTGCTCGACCTGATCCAGGAAGGGAACGCGGGCCTGGTGCGCGCGGTCGAGAAGTTCGACTACGCGAAGGGCTTCAAGTTCTCGACGTACGCCACGTGGTGGATCCGTCAGGCCATCACGCGGTCCATAGCCGACCAGTCGCGCACGATCCGGCTCCCCGTCCACCTGGTGGAGGAGCTGGGGCGGATCCGGCGCGTGCAGCGCGAGTTCAACCGGGAGAACGGCCGTGAGCCGGAGCCGGCGGAGATCGCGACGGAGCTGGGCTCGACCCCGGAGCGGGTCGTGGACGTCCTGGACTGGGCCCGGGACCCGGTCTCGCTGAACATGTCCGTGGACGACGAGGGCGAGACGCAGTTCGGCGACCTGCTGGAGGACACCTCCGCGGTGTCGCCCGAGCAGTCGGTGCTCACGCTGCTGCGCAGCGAGGAGCTCGACGACCTGATCGACAAGCTCGACCACCGCACGGCGTCGATCATCCGGATGCGGTACGGAATCGAGGACGGCAGGGAGCGAACGCTGACCGAGGTCGGCAAGGAGCACGGTCTGACGCGGGAGCGCATCCGCCAGATCGAGAAGCACGCGCTGCTCGAACTGAAGAAGATGGCGCGCGACACGGGCTTCGACGCGGCGGCCTAG